The sequence below is a genomic window from Variovorax paradoxus B4.
GAGGTGAAGCCTTCACGGATGAGCGCCGGCAGCTCCTCGTTCAGCACCGTGGGCGTCGGGTCGCTCACGATCAGGTGGAAGGCGTAGTCGACGTGCGCCTTGCCGGCCGCGCGGGCACGGTAGTCCTCGACCGCGGCGCGCAGCGACTGGCCCTTTTGCTGCGCGGCGAACGGAATCACGGTGGTGGTGCCGCCGCAGGCCGCGCTGCGCGTGCCGGTGTCGAAGTCGTCGGCGTTGCGCGTCGGCGGCGGCATCGGCTGGTCGAGGTGGCAGTGGGCGTCGACACCGCCGGGCGTGACGGTGCGGCCGGCCGCATCGATCTCGCGAGTGCCGGCACCCATTTCATCCCGAGCTGGACGATGCGCCCACCGCGAATGCCGATGTCGCAGTCGAAGGTGTCCGAAGCGGTGACGACGCGCGAGTTGCGCACGACAAGGTCAAAGTCAAAGGCTGGGTTGGACATGGTTCGGGTGAGTCTGGTTCGAACTGGAAAGGCGTTGCGCCTCGCCCTGGGTCAGGCCGCGCCGCGCGCCGCCGCGTAGCCCCTGCCGTAGTGGCGTTCCAGGCGCACCTGCACACGGTCCCAGAGCGTGGTCAGCACCAGGTAGAAGCAGGCCGCGACGCAATAGAGTTCGAGCACTTCGAATTTCTCCTGCATGAGCACCTGGGCGCGGCGCATCAGCTCTTCCATCGAGATCACCGAGGCCAGCGAGGTGGCCTTGAGCAGGCCGTTCACCGAATTGCCCAGCGGCGGAATGATCACGCGCAGCACCTGCGGCAGCGTCACCAGTCGCAGGGTGGCAAAGCGCGACAGGCTCAGCGCCTTGGCTGCTTCGATCTGCCCCTTGGCGATGGCGGAGAATCCGCCGCGGATCGTCTCCGACAGGTACGCCGCTTCGTTCAGGCTCAGTGCCAGCACCGCGGAGGTCAGCACGTCGAAGCGCAGGCCCAGCTGCGGCAGGCCAGTGTAGATGATGACGATCTGCACCAGCAGCGGCGTACCGCGGAACACCCAGATGTAGAAGCGCGCCGGCGCCGACAGGAATCGATGCGAAGACATGCTGCCCAGCGCCAGGGGCAGCGCCAGGGCAAGACCGATCGCGATGGTCGCAATGGTCAGTCCGATCGTGATTCCCACGCCCCCCAGGAGGAACGGGTTGACGAAGTAGGACAGGAAGGCATCGAAATTGAACACGGCCGGGCCCTTTGCTCGACTCGCTTACTTCGGTGCCGGGCCGGGGCCGCGGATCGCGAACTTGGTGGTGTCCTTCAGGCGCGTCATGCGGAACTTGTCGAACAGCTTGTCGTAGGTGCCGTCGGCCTTCAGGTCGGTCAGGGCCTGCGCAACGGCTTCGGCGACCGCGCGGTCGCGGAACGACAGCGTGATGTCGGTGCCGTAGAGGCCGCTCGCACGGATGTTGACGATGCCGCGCTCTTCAAAAGCAATGGCCGTCTCGTCGATGTTGATGCCCGCTTCGAGCTGTCC
It includes:
- a CDS encoding amino acid ABC transporter permease — translated: MFNFDAFLSYFVNPFLLGGVGITIGLTIATIAIGLALALPLALGSMSSHRFLSAPARFYIWVFRGTPLLVQIVIIYTGLPQLGLRFDVLTSAVLALSLNEAAYLSETIRGGFSAIAKGQIEAAKALSLSRFATLRLVTLPQVLRVIIPPLGNSVNGLLKATSLASVISMEELMRRAQVLMQEKFEVLELYCVAACFYLVLTTLWDRVQVRLERHYGRGYAAARGAA